The following coding sequences are from one Sphingobium sp. Cam5-1 window:
- a CDS encoding MFS transporter — MAQETATGSFGMRSASAPFLGWRMVAIAFLAQNCAVGLCYGSYGPLIETLQAEFHTSRTLAASGLSALSLVMGLCSPMVGALTHGFSLRLLMMIGAIGNAAGFFLLSMAGSIEMVLAIFGLIIGPSVCLLGVVPTSTLISNWFLLARGRALGIINTSFFIVLAPIATATILQTLGIRAVFLSIALIFVTLLPVLAFVVTRPEDVGQTQWGQDQAAIAPAPRPEKAASSREIMTSKPFWVLGIIIGLLTAAGIMMMTHLVPMAQSMGIGLESASLLLSIYGMAGVLGALLFGWLADRVGGRLAIAIQAFAWIVPWLLLLAVDGDFVTMLLLSIWIGLCSGSVVVLLGVTMGQWMGQANFGRAMGLVYFIKIPFMFVAGPLGGFIFDMTGSYRWAIILHATTFLGVGLAALLYRPRQNYG; from the coding sequence ATGGCGCAGGAAACAGCCACCGGGAGCTTCGGCATGCGAAGCGCCTCTGCGCCATTTCTGGGCTGGCGGATGGTCGCGATCGCCTTTCTCGCTCAAAATTGCGCGGTCGGATTGTGCTACGGCAGCTATGGGCCGCTGATCGAAACGCTCCAGGCGGAATTTCATACCAGCCGCACGTTGGCGGCATCGGGGCTGAGTGCGCTGTCGTTGGTCATGGGCCTGTGTTCACCCATGGTGGGCGCACTGACGCATGGTTTTTCGTTGCGACTGCTCATGATGATCGGCGCGATCGGCAACGCGGCCGGTTTTTTCCTGCTATCGATGGCCGGGTCGATCGAAATGGTCCTGGCCATCTTCGGCTTGATCATCGGACCCAGCGTCTGCCTGCTCGGCGTGGTGCCGACCTCGACACTGATCAGTAACTGGTTCCTCTTGGCCCGCGGGCGGGCGCTCGGCATCATCAACACCTCCTTTTTCATAGTTCTTGCTCCCATTGCGACGGCGACGATCCTTCAGACGCTGGGCATCAGGGCGGTATTCCTGTCCATCGCCCTGATCTTTGTTACGCTGCTGCCCGTACTCGCCTTCGTCGTCACCCGGCCTGAAGATGTCGGCCAGACCCAATGGGGGCAGGATCAGGCGGCTATCGCGCCCGCACCACGACCCGAAAAAGCCGCGTCATCCCGGGAAATCATGACCAGCAAGCCATTCTGGGTGCTGGGCATCATAATCGGCCTGTTGACCGCAGCCGGCATCATGATGATGACTCATCTGGTGCCGATGGCGCAATCCATGGGCATCGGACTTGAATCGGCCTCCCTGTTGCTGTCCATCTACGGCATGGCAGGCGTGCTTGGCGCCCTTCTGTTCGGCTGGCTGGCGGATCGAGTCGGGGGGCGCCTTGCCATCGCCATCCAAGCCTTTGCGTGGATCGTCCCATGGCTCCTGCTCCTTGCGGTTGACGGCGATTTCGTGACGATGCTGCTGCTGTCGATCTGGATCGGCCTTTGTTCAGGTTCCGTCGTGGTGCTGCTGGGCGTCACCATGGGGCAGTGGATGGGGCAGGCGAATTTCGGCCGCGCGATGGGCCTCGTCTATTTCATCAAAATTCCGTTCATGTTCGTGGCCGGGCCGCTGGGCGGCTTCATATTCGACATGACGGGCAGCTATCGCTGGGCGATCATCCTGCATGCGACGACTTTCCTGGGAGTGGGTCTGGCCGCCTTGCTCTATCGTCCCCGGCAAAACTATGGCTGA
- a CDS encoding NAD(P)-dependent alcohol dehydrogenase — MVQSTGYAAQSAGAYLVPIAFARRPPGPNDIVLDITHCGICHSDLHAMDDDLGNTTFPVVPGHEIVGVVTATGDAVTRFRVGDRAAIGCYIDSCRVCDPCLTDRQQMCASMIPSFNGVERDGEHRTWGGFSTNYVANEDYALKIPDALDSAHAAPILCAGITVWSPLQKWGVGPGKKVGIVGLGGLGHVAVKLAVALGAEVTVFTTSERKVADARRLGAHNAIISSDEAAMTAAFGTLDFILDTVSAQHDINGYIAALKPEGTLCLLGIGPGGLEIANMSVVFGQKCIAGSLIGGLNQTQAVIDFCAANNVLPEIELVPAGQINQALDRLRRNDVHYRFVVDMRAED, encoded by the coding sequence GTGGTCCAGTCCACCGGCTATGCCGCCCAGTCGGCAGGGGCGTATCTCGTCCCCATCGCATTCGCACGCCGTCCTCCCGGACCCAATGACATCGTCTTGGACATAACCCATTGCGGCATCTGCCATTCGGACCTTCACGCGATGGACGACGATCTCGGAAACACCACCTTCCCCGTGGTTCCGGGGCATGAGATCGTCGGTGTGGTCACCGCGACCGGAGACGCCGTCACACGCTTCAGGGTCGGGGACAGGGCGGCCATCGGCTGCTACATCGACAGTTGCCGCGTATGCGACCCCTGCCTGACCGACCGTCAGCAAATGTGTGCGTCGATGATCCCGTCGTTCAATGGCGTCGAAAGAGATGGCGAGCACCGGACCTGGGGCGGCTTTTCCACCAACTATGTCGCCAACGAAGATTATGCGCTCAAGATCCCCGACGCGCTCGACAGCGCGCATGCGGCGCCGATCCTGTGCGCAGGCATCACGGTCTGGTCGCCGCTGCAGAAATGGGGCGTGGGCCCCGGTAAGAAGGTGGGTATCGTCGGTTTGGGCGGCCTTGGTCACGTGGCGGTGAAACTCGCGGTGGCGCTGGGTGCGGAGGTCACGGTCTTCACCACGTCGGAACGCAAGGTCGCCGACGCCAGACGTTTGGGTGCGCACAACGCGATCATCTCCAGCGACGAAGCCGCCATGACCGCCGCCTTCGGCACGCTCGACTTCATTCTGGATACCGTTTCGGCCCAGCACGACATCAACGGCTATATTGCCGCGCTGAAACCGGAGGGCACATTATGCCTTCTGGGGATCGGTCCCGGCGGCCTTGAAATCGCGAACATGTCCGTCGTCTTCGGGCAGAAATGCATCGCGGGTTCTTTGATAGGCGGACTGAACCAGACCCAGGCGGTCATAGATTTCTGCGCCGCGAACAATGTCCTGCCGGAAATCGAACTGGTCCCGGCGGGACAAATCAACCAGGCGCTGGACCGTCTGCGACGCAATGACGTCCATTATCGCTTCGTGGTCGACATGCGGGCCGAAGACTGA